GTCGCCGGGCGCCCAGGCGCGGAACACCAGGGGCTCGGCCTTGCCCGGCACAAACGGCAGTCCGGTCGCGCAGCCATGCTGGTTGGCGGCGGCGAGAAACGGCACGACGTCAAACTCGTCGTCGACCGGCAAGTAGCCCGACACGACGGCACCGTTGGGAAAACCTATGGCGTCCTGAAAGTGTCCGAGCGCACGCTCCGTCGCGCCGGCTTGGCGGCTATGAGCCTCGGCGCGGCGCGCGCGCGCTTCGGCGCGCATGAGCTTTTTTTGCTTCTTGACGTCCATAGCCCCCGGATCGGTCTGGACGGGGCCGCCTCGGCCGGCAACCGCAGTCTACCTTCCACTGTGGCCTGCATCAGCAGGTGGGCGCCGCGTAACGAGGGCAAGACCCCCGACAGAGACAGCTCCCAGTGAAAGCGCATTGGCCCCAGGGAACGGATACGGCCATCGCACCGCGCAGCGCCCGTCCAAGCTATGTTAGTTAGTGGCTCTCCAGGTGGCCCGCAAGCGCCTCGATGCGCCCGGCCAGATTTTCGATCGCCGCGGCGCGGGTTTCCGAGACCTGATCGACGACCGGCTGACCGGCGGTTTCACGGGCTTCCCACAGCTCGTCAGAGATCACCAGCGCCGCCAGGACCAGCAACCGCTGGTCGCCGAGATTGCCGAGCGAACCCTTCAGGCCGGCGATCTTGCTGTCGACATAGGCGGCGAGCTGTTCGATCCGCTGCTCCTCGCCATCGCCGCAGGAGACGGAGTACGCGCGCCCGTTAATGATGACCTGTATCTGAGCCATGTCAGGCGCCAAGCACGGTGCGCAGGTCGTTGATCGCGCCGTCGATCTGCTTGCCGGCATCGCGCACCCGGCCTTCAAGATCCGCGCGGGCGGCCTTGGCCTCGCTCAACGCGGCGCGAAGCTGCTCGTTTTCCTGTTCGATCTGCCCAAGCTTGGCGTCGCCTCCTTGTTGCGCACGCTCCGTCAGCGCGGCCTCAAGGTGGGTGATCGCACGTTCCAGCTTTCTAAGGGCGGTGTCCTCAACCGTCATTTGCGGCACTTTTCAATACGTTGCCTTGGCTTTCTACCATAGCGCCTTATCGCGTGCCGATAAAGTACCTGGTGATCCCTATCGACCGCCCCTGAAATGCGGGTCTTGCGCGGGATAAGTCGGTTGACGCTCTGGGCCGGTGACGCCATGTTGCGCCCGCTTTCGACCGGCGCCAATCGCGGCGGTTTTTTCTTTCGGGACATCCATCGAATGACGCGCGAATCCACAAGCCAGGTTTCGGAACGCGACATGGCCAACGCGATCCGGGCGCTGGCCATGGACGCCGTGCAGAAGGCCAATAGCGGCCATCCCGGCATGCCCATGGGCATGGCCGATGTTGCGACCGTGCTGTTCACCCGGTTCCTGAAGTTCGACGCCGGCGCGCCCGAATGGCCTGACCGCGACCGCTTCATCCTATCGGCCGGCCACGGCTCGATGTTGCTTTATGCGCTCCTGCACCTGACCGGCTATCAGGACATGACGATGGACGAGCTGCGCAACTTCCGTCAGCTCGGCAGCAAGACGGCTGGCCATCCTGAGTTCGGCCACGCCGCCGGTATTGAGACAACCACCGGTCCGCTCGGCCAGGGTTTCGCGAACGCCGTTGGCATGGCACTTGGCGAACGCATCATGGCCGCCGAGTTTTCCGATCTCGTCGACCACTACACCTATGTCATCGCCGGCGACGGCTGCCTGATGGAAGGCATCAGCCACGAGGCTGCCTCCATGGCCGGCCATCTCAAGCTCGGCAAGCTGATCGTGCTGTTCGACGACAACGAGATCTCGATCGACGGGCCGACCTCGCTCGCCGAATCCGACGATACGCTGCAGCGCTTCGATGCCTATGGCTGGGACACCATGGCGGTCGACGGCCACGACAACGATGCAGTCGCCGCGGCCATCGAGGCGGCCCAGAAGACTAGTGAGCCGAGCCTGATCGCCTGCCGCTCGATTATCGGATACGGCGCTCCCAACAAACAGGGCACCGCCGCGACCCACGGCGCGGCGCTTGGTCACGACGAGGTCGCCGCCACCCGGGACGAACTCGGTTGGCCGCATGAACCGTTCGACATTCCCCATGCGGTCGTCCAGGCATGGCGCAAGGCAGGCGCCCGAGGCGCAGAAGCGCGGACGGCATGGCTGAAAACCCATGACGGCACCAGCGCCGCGCTGCGCCACGAGTTCGACCGGCGCATCGCCGGCGACCTGCCGGGCGACATCGCCAAGGCCGTCGCGGCCTACAAGAAGGACCTGATGGCCGAGCCGCAGAAGGTCGCGACCCGCAAGGCGAGCGAGCTGGCGCTGAACGTTCTGATTCCGGCCGCCCCAGAAATGATCGGCGGCTCAGCCGACCTGACGGGCTCCAACAACACGCGTACCGGCAACATGAAGGACATCGCCCCCGGCGACTTCGCCGGTCGCTACGTGCGCTACGGCGTACGTGAGCATGCCATGGCCGCCGCCATGTCCGGCATGGCGCTGCATCGCGGTATCATCCCTTATGGCGGCACGTTCCTGGTGTTCACCGACTATTGCCGCCCGTCGATCCGGCTTGCCGCGTTGATGGAACAGCGGGTCATCTACGTCATGACCCACGACTCGATCGGCCTTGGCGAGGACGGGCCGACCCATCAGCCGGTCGAGCACCTGGCGTCGCTGCGCGCCATGCCGAACCTCAACGTGTTCCGCCCGGCCGATGTGGTCGAGACACTGGAGTGCTGGCAGGTCGCGCTTGGGGCGGCCAAGACCCCTTCGGTTCTGGCATTAACCCGCCAGGGCGTGCCGCAACTGCGCCTTGAACCCAGCGACGACAATCCTTGCGCGCGCGGCGGCTATGTGCTGCGGGCCGAAGGCGGCGATCACAAGGCGACCATCGTCGCGACCGGTTCGGAGGTCTCGTTGGCCTGCGACGCTCGCGACAGCCTGGAGGCCGACGGCATCGGCACCCGGGTCGTCTCCATGCCATGCTGGGAGCTGTTCGCCGATCAGGACGCCGCCTACCGCGACGGCGTCATGGGCAACGGCGTTGCCAAGGTTGGCGTCGAAGCCGCCTCCGGCTTTGGCTGGCAGGAGATCCTGGGCGGCGACGGCGGTTTTGTCGGCATGACCGGCTTCGGCGCCTCAGCGCCGGCCGGCGACCTCTACAACCACTTCGGCATCACCGCCGACGCGGTGGTCGCGGCGGTCAAGCAGCGCGTCTGACGCGAAACGCTAAAGCGCAGCTGCTCTACCCCTCGACCAGGCAATCGACCAGGCCGTCGGCGATGCCGTTCATCAGCTGACCGTAGAGCGCTGGACCCGGCTCATACTCCGCGCCCAACGGGTCGAGAACGCCGACCCTGACATCTGTGCCCTCGATGATGGTGTCGATGACGCGCGGCGAGAACTGCGGCTCGCGGAACACGCAGACAATCTCCTCATCGGCCAGACGATCCTGGATCGCCGCGATGCGCGCGGCGCCCGGCTGGCGTTCCGGAGAGACGACCACCGAGCCCACGGCGTCCGCCCCGAAATGATCGCCGAAATACTGATAGGCATCGTGGAACACCAGGTAGGGCCGATCGCCGACCGGCTCAAGCTTGGCGGCAATCTCGGCAGACATCGCATCAATCTCGCCCGTTAACCGATCGCCATTGGCCTGATAGGCCGCGGCGTTGTCGGGATCCATCTCGACCAGTTCATCGACGACAATCGTGACAATCGCCTTGGCGTTGTCGGGATCGAGCCAAATGTGGGCGTCGGCGCCTTCGTGAGCGTGGTCGTCGTGACCATCGTGGTCATCGTGTTCGGCATGATCGTCATGGCCGTGATCGTCATGGTCATGTTCGCCATGCTCGTCGTGATCATCATGATCGTCGTGTTCGGCATGATCGTCATGGTCATGATCGTCGTGCTCCGCATGATCGTCGTGGTCATGATCGTCGTGATCGTCGTGCTCCGCATGATCGTCGTGATCATCGTGCTCCGCATGATCGTCATGGTCGTCGTGGGCGTGATCCTCCCAGTTGTCGCCTTCGCGATACTCCAGCGTCATAACACCGGGCGTTTCGACCAGTTCCACCACATGTGCATTGGTCGCCAGGTTCGGAATGGCGTCGACCAGGAAAGACTCCAGATTTTCGCCGACCCAAACCACGAGATCGGCCTGTTGCAATGCTTCCGCTTCCGACGGCTTGAGCGCGTAGGCATGGGGCGATCCGGCGCCGCGCACGATCAGCGCGGGCTCGCCGACACCGTCCATCACGCCGGCGACGAGCGAATGGATCGGCTGGATCGAGACCACCACGTTGGGTGCGTCCGCGGCTCTGACAGCAGCAGCCGGAACGAGGCAAAGCGCGGCTACACCGCTTAGCAGATAGTTTCTCATGGTTGTACGTCAGCTCCCTGAATTCTCAGCATCCATGGCATGTTATGATATAACAAACAATACCCTTTGGCAGCGCGCCGACCATGCTCGCTTGAGGCCGCGCCCATTGTCGTTGACCTGCCGCACGGCGCTGGCTAGGAAGGCGCCATCAAGTCGCGCCGACGCGCGCAACGCCTTACCGCCATCGGGAGATCAGCATGACCGTTCGTGTCGCCATTAACGGGTTTGGCCGCATCGGCCGCCTGGTGTTTCGCGCCGCCATGGAATCCGGCCGCAAGGACATCGAGTTCGTCGCCATCAACGATCTGGGCTCACCGGCCGACAACGCGCACCTGCTGGCGTATGACACCGTGCACGGCCGGTTCCCGGGCAAGGTCTCGGCGAGCTCGCGGTCGATCCGCGTCGGCGGCAAAAGCGTGCGCGTGTTTTCCGAGCGCGATCCCTCGGCCTTGCCCTGGGACAGCCTGGGCGTCGACATCGCGCTTGAATGCACCGGCATCTTCGCGACCAAGGAAAAGGCGTCGATGCATCTGGATGCCGGTGCCAAGAAGGTCCTGGTCTCAGCCCCTTGCGCCGACGCCGACCTGACCGTCGTCTACGGCGTCAACTCCAACAAGCTGCGCAAGAGCCACAAGGTCGTCTCCAACGCCTCGTGCACGACCAACTGCCTGGCTCCGGTCGCCATGGTTCTGGACAAGGCGGTCG
The genomic region above belongs to Pseudomonadota bacterium and contains:
- a CDS encoding cell division protein ZapA; its protein translation is MAQIQVIINGRAYSVSCGDGEEQRIEQLAAYVDSKIAGLKGSLGNLGDQRLLVLAALVISDELWEARETAGQPVVDQVSETRAAAIENLAGRIEALAGHLESH
- the tkt gene encoding transketolase, which produces MTRESTSQVSERDMANAIRALAMDAVQKANSGHPGMPMGMADVATVLFTRFLKFDAGAPEWPDRDRFILSAGHGSMLLYALLHLTGYQDMTMDELRNFRQLGSKTAGHPEFGHAAGIETTTGPLGQGFANAVGMALGERIMAAEFSDLVDHYTYVIAGDGCLMEGISHEAASMAGHLKLGKLIVLFDDNEISIDGPTSLAESDDTLQRFDAYGWDTMAVDGHDNDAVAAAIEAAQKTSEPSLIACRSIIGYGAPNKQGTAATHGAALGHDEVAATRDELGWPHEPFDIPHAVVQAWRKAGARGAEARTAWLKTHDGTSAALRHEFDRRIAGDLPGDIAKAVAAYKKDLMAEPQKVATRKASELALNVLIPAAPEMIGGSADLTGSNNTRTGNMKDIAPGDFAGRYVRYGVREHAMAAAMSGMALHRGIIPYGGTFLVFTDYCRPSIRLAALMEQRVIYVMTHDSIGLGEDGPTHQPVEHLASLRAMPNLNVFRPADVVETLECWQVALGAAKTPSVLALTRQGVPQLRLEPSDDNPCARGGYVLRAEGGDHKATIVATGSEVSLACDARDSLEADGIGTRVVSMPCWELFADQDAAYRDGVMGNGVAKVGVEAASGFGWQEILGGDGGFVGMTGFGASAPAGDLYNHFGITADAVVAAVKQRV
- a CDS encoding zinc ABC transporter substrate-binding protein; this translates as MRNYLLSGVAALCLVPAAAVRAADAPNVVVSIQPIHSLVAGVMDGVGEPALIVRGAGSPHAYALKPSEAEALQQADLVVWVGENLESFLVDAIPNLATNAHVVELVETPGVMTLEYREGDNWEDHAHDDHDDHAEHDDHDDHAEHDDHDDHDHDDHAEHDDHDHDDHAEHDDHDDHDEHGEHDHDDHGHDDHAEHDDHDGHDDHAHEGADAHIWLDPDNAKAIVTIVVDELVEMDPDNAAAYQANGDRLTGEIDAMSAEIAAKLEPVGDRPYLVFHDAYQYFGDHFGADAVGSVVVSPERQPGAARIAAIQDRLADEEIVCVFREPQFSPRVIDTIIEGTDVRVGVLDPLGAEYEPGPALYGQLMNGIADGLVDCLVEG
- the gap gene encoding type I glyceraldehyde-3-phosphate dehydrogenase codes for the protein MTVRVAINGFGRIGRLVFRAAMESGRKDIEFVAINDLGSPADNAHLLAYDTVHGRFPGKVSASSRSIRVGGKSVRVFSERDPSALPWDSLGVDIALECTGIFATKEKASMHLDAGAKKVLVSAPCADADLTVVYGVNSNKLRKSHKVVSNASCTTNCLAPVAMVLDKAVGIKHGFMTTIHAFTGDQRTVDTLHKDPRRARAASVSMIPTSTGAAKAVGLVLPQLAGKLDGTSVRVPTPNVSLIDFKVEAKRKTTGEEINNAMIKAAEGKLKGVLDVNDAPLVSVDFNHSPASSTFDLTETKVIDGSFVRVLAWYDNEWGFSNRMSDTAVAMGKLL